In the Planctomycetota bacterium genome, one interval contains:
- the fdhD gene encoding formate dehydrogenase accessory sulfurtransferase FdhD: MRGEADQGGHAGGSGRDLTTPVRVVRVRGEERSELEDVVVRERTVALVVGGQRLLRLQCLPEAVEDLALGLLVTSALLPPTDPVPPIAWAPDEGEVRVDFAPPQGRVETLQRNLTLGSGCGSAMSSVKGYDPLDCWRKIDTSFRVSPAAISAAMRAFLRRSEVYVETGGVHAAAIVRGGEMVAFAEDIGRHNAFDKVIGACRRQAIGLEDTVALVTGRLSQELVAKAIPASIPVLVSRGAPTDASVRLADEANLTLIGFARADRMNVYAAEWRIR; the protein is encoded by the coding sequence ATGCGCGGTGAAGCTGACCAAGGTGGCCATGCCGGCGGAAGCGGCCGCGACCTGACCACGCCGGTCCGCGTCGTGCGCGTCCGGGGCGAGGAGCGCAGCGAGCTCGAAGACGTGGTGGTCCGCGAGCGCACCGTCGCCCTGGTGGTCGGCGGCCAGCGGCTCTTGAGGCTCCAGTGCCTTCCCGAGGCCGTTGAGGATCTCGCGCTCGGCCTCCTGGTCACTTCCGCGCTGTTGCCGCCGACCGACCCAGTGCCGCCCATCGCCTGGGCGCCCGACGAGGGCGAGGTGCGGGTGGACTTTGCTCCGCCGCAAGGGCGGGTGGAAACGCTTCAGAGGAACCTCACCCTCGGCTCGGGCTGCGGCTCCGCCATGTCGTCGGTCAAAGGCTACGACCCGCTGGACTGCTGGCGGAAGATTGACACCTCGTTCCGCGTGTCCCCCGCCGCGATCAGCGCCGCGATGCGGGCGTTCCTCCGCCGCTCCGAGGTCTATGTCGAGACCGGCGGCGTCCACGCAGCGGCCATCGTCCGGGGCGGCGAGATGGTGGCCTTCGCCGAAGACATAGGCCGCCACAACGCCTTCGACAAGGTGATCGGCGCGTGCCGACGCCAGGCCATCGGCCTCGAGGATACGGTGGCGCTGGTCACGGGCCGGCTGAGCCAGGAACTCGTGGCGAAGGCGATCCCCGCGAGCATCCCCGTCCTCGTCTCGCGCGGCGCCCCGACCGACGCGTCGGTTCGCCTCGCCGACGAGGCGAATCTCACCTTGATCGGGTTCGCGCGCGCGGATAGGATGAATGTGTACGCTGCGGAGTGGCGCATTCGATGA
- a CDS encoding molybdenum cofactor guanylyltransferase, whose amino-acid sequence MSLDDWIRRHVSGIVLNGGQSRRMGRDKASLRIAGRAILDRTLEVLGSLFGELLVVGRPVPSVPLTHHVSRIARHVPDAVLGVGPLGGIYSGLLAMSRPYGFFVACDMPCLDRAVIRRQLGLLRERGADALVPAWDGLWEPLHAAYSQECLPAARRQLESGDFRIRGFFAHVNVRFWDVRAEGLSPRPFANVNTKGDLVALFGPDPQWRTD is encoded by the coding sequence ATGAGCCTCGACGACTGGATTCGCCGCCATGTGTCGGGCATCGTCCTCAACGGCGGCCAGTCGCGCCGCATGGGGCGCGACAAGGCGTCGCTTCGCATCGCCGGCCGCGCCATCCTCGACCGCACGCTGGAGGTGCTCGGCTCGCTCTTCGGCGAACTCCTCGTCGTTGGGCGCCCCGTTCCCTCTGTCCCTCTCACGCATCACGTATCACGCATCGCGCGTCATGTTCCCGACGCGGTTCTCGGGGTCGGCCCCCTCGGCGGCATCTACTCCGGGCTCCTGGCCATGTCCCGCCCCTATGGCTTCTTCGTCGCCTGCGACATGCCGTGCCTGGATCGGGCGGTCATCCGCCGACAGCTTGGCCTGCTGCGCGAGCGCGGCGCCGACGCGCTCGTGCCGGCCTGGGATGGGCTTTGGGAGCCGCTCCATGCCGCCTACTCGCAGGAGTGCCTTCCCGCCGCCCGTCGCCAGCTCGAGAGCGGCGACTTCCGGATCCGGGGCTTCTTCGCCCACGTCAACGTCCGCTTCTGGGACGTGCGGGCCGAGGGCCTCTCGCCGCGGCCCTTCGCCAATGTCAACACCAAGGGCGACCTGGTCGCCCTGTTCGGGCCTGACCCCCAGTGGAGGACCGACTGA
- a CDS encoding type II toxin-antitoxin system VapC family toxin has translation MVVLDASVVLKWALRDEAGAAQALEYRERHRAGIEPAAVPEVLFYEAANAIVCCGRLTADQAEAAWNGLLAVDLAVYSLRSSAMCRAMELARLSGAAAYDTCYVALAEALGCDFVTADRKLARKLKGQGLRCRVRTL, from the coding sequence ATGGTCGTCCTTGACGCTTCGGTGGTGTTGAAGTGGGCGCTGCGCGATGAAGCAGGAGCCGCACAAGCGCTGGAATACCGCGAGCGCCACCGTGCGGGGATCGAGCCGGCCGCCGTGCCTGAGGTGCTCTTCTACGAAGCGGCCAACGCCATCGTCTGCTGTGGGCGCTTGACTGCTGACCAAGCTGAGGCCGCCTGGAACGGCTTGCTGGCCGTGGACCTCGCGGTTTATTCCCTTCGTTCCTCGGCGATGTGCAGGGCGATGGAACTGGCAAGGCTGTCGGGCGCTGCGGCCTACGACACGTGCTATGTGGCTCTTGCCGAAGCCCTCGGCTGCGACTTCGTCACTGCGGACCGGAAGCTGGCACGGAAGCTCAAGGGCCAAGGCCTACGGTGCCGAGTCAGGACCCTGTAG
- a CDS encoding type II toxin-antitoxin system prevent-host-death family antitoxin, producing the protein MQTISALTMRRKFGHYMDVVSETKEPVVIERANRPLVALIPAEDLDRYEKQVRQREQRDEAVRRMDVVRSGLEPIDVVRLVRGMRDANGRP; encoded by the coding sequence ATGCAGACGATCAGCGCATTGACGATGCGGCGCAAGTTCGGGCATTACATGGACGTCGTGTCAGAAACGAAGGAGCCGGTGGTGATCGAGCGGGCTAATCGGCCCCTGGTCGCCCTCATCCCCGCCGAGGACCTCGACCGCTACGAGAAGCAGGTGCGCCAGCGAGAGCAACGCGACGAGGCCGTGCGACGCATGGACGTGGTGCGAAGCGGATTGGAGCCCATTGACGTGGTCAGACTTGTGCGCGGCATGAGGGATGCCAATGGTCGTCCTTGA